CTGGGCGACGTCGCGCTCGGCCAGTATCAGCGTCGGGCGACCGATGACCTGGACGGTGCGTTCCAGAACGAAGTCATCGAAGATGCCCGCTCCAAGGCCGGAATCGACGAAAAGCTCGGCGAGTTCATCCCGCGCGACCTCGTCTTCACCAACGCCAACGGGCAGCAGCTAAGCATCGGCGACGTCCTGGACGAGGGCAAGCCGGTCATCATCCAGATGGCCTACTACCGCTGTCCCCAGCTCTGCGGCGAGGTCATGAACGGCATGGTCCGCTCCATGCTCGACTTGGCCGGCGATTACGAGATTTCCCAGGACTTCGAGGTCATCACCGTCAGCTTCGACAGCCGCGAGGATGTGTCGCTGGCCCGCAGCAACAAGGACGCGACCGTCGACGTCATGAGCCGCGAGTTCGAGGAGTCGGACGTCGAGTCCGGCTGGAACTTCTGGGTGGGCGACGACCTGAACATCGAGCGGCTAGCCGACGCAATCGGCTTCCGCTTCGCCTGGATCCCGGAGGCTCAGGAGTACAGCCACACGGGTACGATCGTCCTCGTCACGCCCGACGGCAAAGTCAGCCGCTACCTGCAAGGGCCGCGATTTGAAGCGCAGACGCTGCGTTTGAGCCTCGTCGGAGCCAGCGAGGGCCGCCTTCAGCCGAGCCTGAAGGACGCCTTCATCCTCTACTGCTTCAGCTTCGATCCGACCACCGGCCGGTACACCGCGACGGCCATGACGGTCATGAAGATCGGTGGGGCCACGACGGTCGTGACGCTTGGCATCGTCATCCTGTTCCTGCTCCACCTCGAAAAGAAGGGCCGACTGCGTCGTCACCCCAACGCAGGTACGCCGATCGACGAGGTGGACGACGTTCCGCCGCCGTCGGCACCGTCTTCCGGCGGGAAGCCGCACGCGTTTGCCTGATCCTTCACTTTTCCTGACGAACACGCCTTCGGGTCGACCGAATCCCACGTCTTTGCCATGATGCACCTGCTGGTCATGAAGCGACGCCTCCTCCCGACCATCCTCACGCTCTGCCTCGCCCTGCCGGCCGCTTCGTTCGCACAGGACTCGGACGCCGATGCGCCGCTGATCACGCGTGGCCAAGAGCAGGCGGTCGAGTCCGCGGAGGCGACGCTGCAGTCATCTCAGGCCGCCGCTGGTGCCGAAGTCGAGACCGCGGAGCCAGAGCTTGCCGGACGCGACAAGCGACAGGCTGATTTCGAGCAGT
The sequence above is drawn from the Planctomycetota bacterium genome and encodes:
- a CDS encoding SCO family protein; its protein translation is MKTTRLILSGLLGSLVLGDVALGQYQRRATDDLDGAFQNEVIEDARSKAGIDEKLGEFIPRDLVFTNANGQQLSIGDVLDEGKPVIIQMAYYRCPQLCGEVMNGMVRSMLDLAGDYEISQDFEVITVSFDSREDVSLARSNKDATVDVMSREFEESDVESGWNFWVGDDLNIERLADAIGFRFAWIPEAQEYSHTGTIVLVTPDGKVSRYLQGPRFEAQTLRLSLVGASEGRLQPSLKDAFILYCFSFDPTTGRYTATAMTVMKIGGATTVVTLGIVILFLLHLEKKGRLRRHPNAGTPIDEVDDVPPPSAPSSGGKPHAFA